From the Papaver somniferum cultivar HN1 chromosome 2, ASM357369v1, whole genome shotgun sequence genome, the window taaataaaatataatctTGGGGTTTATTTACTgtaaattttttggattttctaTACTGTAAATTTTGATCTTCTATAATATAGAATAGAACTTTTTATGGATGCTGTAAACTCAGAAAAAACAATTACTAACTTTTTATGAATGTTAACTTGTATTAATGTAATGAATCGTTCTTATATTTTTCGAAAACTTATCAACGGGAAAACACCACCGGTGAACTTTGAAGTAAACGGGCATGCATATGATATGGGATATTATCTCGGTGATGGCATTTATCCACAGATTGCTACTATTGTGATGGCCATTAAACAACCAGATTCAccgaaaaaatataaattttcatcgatgcaagagggagCACGGAAAGATGTAGAGCGTGGATTTGGTGTACTGCAACAACAATTTGCCATTGTCAAACAACCTGCACGAATGTGGAACccggatgtgcttgcctatataatGAAAACGGTTATtattttacataatatgatagtggaGGATGAGCGTCTTCCCGGTGATTGGCCACATGAATATGACTCACGTAGCAGGTCGGCACCGGTGAATATATCGAGGGTAGGTACTGAGGAACTTTCCAGAATGAGAGCTGCACATCGGCGTCATGCTATACACAATAAAGAAACACATTTTCGCTTGCGTCAAGATTTAATCGAACACATATGGTCAAATTTTGGAGATAATTATTAAGTTGGGATGGAAATATGTTGTATCGTATTTCTTCATCGGAAAATATGTTGTAACGTTGCTTACTAATGTACTATTTatcatataaaaattaaaattcactaaaattgactaaaactcactaatttttttattaatgataaatattAAGGTTCAACTAATTCGGTCATgctttaagattggtttcttttggCGTTGTAGTATTTCCAtctttcgaagttcgaagtactctCTTGTTACAGTGTCCAATGTAGAGACATCCTTCAACATTATGGCCAAGTCATCGTCCGCTTCTTTCTTTAAATCGAGTTTTTCTTGCCTAGCTTGTTTCGCCGCAAACTTTGCCGCAGACTTAGCTTGTATCGCCGCAAACTTTGCCGCAGACTTAGCTTGTATTGCTTCAAACTCAGATTGTCTCTGTCCCATCTTCATTAGTGATTGTGCTTTGTAATGTTCATTGAAACTTTGCTGCTCCTTAATTATATCCTCTAGCATTTCCTCCTGGGCATTGGATTttgctctccctgttttctttagTTGTTTCGATGCTTTCTTCCCCAACTGACGCTTACGTGTGTTCTCTATATCTCCAATATCTAGATCATCACTGGACTCGCCTGGAATTGTTTCCTCAATATCAGCGTTTTCCTCACCACTCTGAGAATCTTCCATTTCTTGGCCTGAATCAAACACAAACGTCGACCGTCCTGAATATTTGATACTATCTTTTAGAATttcgtagcactcttcgtgcttaaattttttgttaCCATTACTTTCTTTGAATCGCTTTCTTATCTCTTCAACCTGTTATTATTTTCAATACTCATCAGTTCCAATTACATGTATATATTATTAAGGGTGCAAAAATTGACGATTACTTACCCTCGAGACTTCATTCCATCCGCTATGATATTCACCATCAACTTCCAACACTTTTGCAGAATAAAGTGAAACCTGTCTACTGATTCCCTGAAATCGACTCTGGATAGAAGTCCAAGTACGTTTTGGTTTACAAGGCAGGGCTTCTTCCAACTTATCTTTGATCCGACTCCATAATACTCTTTCTGGTTGATCGGTTCCGGTAGCAGAATCTTGAGATATGGCTAAATGGATTCTACATATCATTGTATCTTCTTCTGTTGTAAAATTGGGACCTCGTGGTGCCATATttctatatttcttgaaatagaaATTATAAATGATAAGATTATGCAGAAATAAGTTTGTCAAATgctatatatagatatacgaaagAGCCGTTGCAATCTATCAAACGGTCGGAAAAtcagaaaaccaaaatcagaattcCAAAATATAACCGTTGGCGCACGTAATACATGCGCCTGGTAACGGACGCTCGTAATACATGCGCTCCGAACAAACGCTCATAATACGAGCGTCCGTCCCAGACGCTCGTATAACATGCGCCCACTCCAGACGGTCCTAATATATGCGCCCATCCCAGACGCTTCTAAAACATGCGCCCACTCCATACGGTCGTAATATATGCGCCTCACTCATACGCCCATAAAACATGCGTCTCACTCATACGCCCATAAAACATGCGTCTCACACAGACGTTAATAATACGTCCGTCTCCCGCATACGGTCATAATACATGCGCCCGGAGCAGGCGCTTTTAGTAACTGCGTCCAAACCAGGCGTTTTTAATAACTGCGTCTGCTATGGGGCGTAGGTTTTATCTACGTATGGCCCGGCGGTGTTTATAATAACGCCTAACTCAAACGCTCTATATACATCCGCCCCATTATCATACGTTATTTATAAGTACGCCCGATGTGGAGCGTccactatacttccgtctgaaatcatacgcccactatacttccgtcccactataatCATTTTAGTCTCGGttggcgaccacatttggtcgcaaaccctaattaactggactaaatatggttttagtcagtaccactgcggctgaatttgggaccaaatttgggtatagtccccaaatttggtcatgactgtggttgctcttaagaTGTTAAAGTCTCACTTGTCTGATGCACAAGATCGAATGAAGAAATATGTTGATTCTCATAGAACTGAACGAGAGTTTTCAGTTGATGATTTTGTTTATCTACGTCTTCAGCCTTATAGACAGATAACAGTTTCTAATCAATCTTTTTCGAAGCTATCACCTCGTTTTTATGGCCCTTTTAAAGTTCTTGAGAAAATTGGAACGGTGGCATATAAACTGGACTTGCCTCTCACTAGCAGAATACATCCGGTATTCCATGTCTCACAGTTAAAACTGAAAATAGGTCCTACTAATGTTGTTGAAGCTACATTGCCTACTGTTATTGACTATGATAAATGGGAGCCAAAAGAAATTTTAGACAGACAAATGTATAAGAAAGGAAACCGAGCTGCTACAAAGTGGTTGATCAAATGGAATGGTCACTCCAAAGACGATGCAACTTGGGAAGATGCTTATGATCTCATTGCGCGTTTTCCAGAATTAGAGGCTTGGAGACAAGCCTTGTCTCAGGCAGGGTGGGATGCTGCGATGCCAACTCCTAGTATTTGGGTTCTTTACGTAATTAGTGTTTAGTTTCCTAGTTTTACAGGTTTCCTTAGTTAGTTGCTTGATTATCAAGTCTATTAATATATAAATAGCTCTAGTTTAAGCTTGTACAGGACAATTATCATCAATATTAAGAAGTTGTTTCGTTAATTCTCAAAGGCAGGGGCTGCTCGCCCCATATCAAAGGGCTTTATCCTTGTTTTTGAGTTCTTTTGCATTTTAAAATCCAGTGTAAAGGTTTAAGACCCTAACAAGTACCGTGGTCTATCCACTTAACTTGCTTTGCATAAAGAAAACAATGTTATCCACATGTGCATATTTCAATTTGTAACTTTTAAAAAACTGGTGATGGATTATTATTATAGAGATGGAGCAGTAGAGGTAACGGCCGGCGGTGGAGATGTAGATGGAGTGATGGAGACATTATCTaggtttttttcattttttgtagGGATATATTATTTGGTGTAAATAGAAAGTCAAAGATGGTATTTAAGATATATGAAAAAATTTATGGATTGTACTTAGGATAATTGGGGATAGGAATTAATATAAATTAGAAATAGGAAAAATAGGGAtaggaaatagggaaaaccaaaaataaaatcaagtaaAACAAAATCGGAAAGAAATGTCCAGTGGGAAAGAAGAATTCCATTGAAgatgattttctttttccttctgaattaAATCTTCTTGGTGCACGCTCTTACATTTTTATCTTCTTGATGGATGAAGTTACAAGGGATACCCGAGGGGATATCTCTTGATATATGCTCTCTGTCGGTGACGTGGTGCTAATTGACTAGAGTAGGGTTGGAGTTGATAGGAATTTGGAGCTTTCGTGGCGGACTCTAGAGGGCTTTAAAATGATATGTGTGTTTAGTGATGCTAGATCGGAGGGTATGGGGAGTTCACTTTGGTGGGACAAGTAACGCCTGAAAATGATACCTTTCGATATTTAGGGTCAACGTTGCAAAATGACGATAATATTGATGAGGATGTTAGTCATAGGAATCAAGCGGGATGAGTAAAATAACGACAAATTAACATCCGGCAACCTATGCGATAGAAAAGTTCCACAAAAGCTCAAAGTCAATTTTTATAGGATGGAAATCAGGCCTGATATGTTGTATGGTGCGGAATATTGGGCTAGGTATCAAAAGACAACATATTAAGAAAATTAGTGTAGCAGAAATGCGTATGTTGCACTGGAGTTATGGAAACACGAGACGTGAAAAAATTTAAAATGATGATTTATGTGATAGAGTAGCGTTGATAAAGAAAAATCTAATTTAACATACTCTTTGGGCATCTCCGACGGAGACCCCCTGAGGCACCAGTGCGCATTAGAATTTTAAATCGCGTCGCAGACGCGATTTAATCAGTATTGTAAATTGCGTCGCAAACACAAAGAAAAGTAGATTTCGGCCAAATTGGACATGGGAGGAAGAAGTGAAAATATACTTACAGAAATGTAGAATATCAAAGGCGTTAGACAAGAGAACGTAGAAATCCATGATCCACATAACGAAACCACAACATAAGAAAGATGTTTTCTAATTTGAGTTTTATTTCTATCCTGCCACAATATGAATAATATGATTGGGGCGCTAAAGGTTTAGCTGTTTTTTTCGTCGTAGTATCAATCTTCTCGAGGATATCTTATAATGAATACTTTTCATGTATGTGTCAAATGACATTTCTATTGGAGAtgttcttgttagagcactgctcggtcgaactcgcaaccgttgctatctcaagcttgtttgtcaagtttagttgcaaaaactataagtcttgatttctagtctacttatagctatatctcgGATTATGCTCGAATGTgcaattgagctttagacttcatggcgttcatcgattgaagacaaagaactactaaagggaacttgtggaacttcatcaacaaaaggtatgtggagacttgaacccatctatcactcagaagtctatttctattctatctcttattgagaaaaaagtcgtatagctatatatactttactttatacacatttgatatttcaagctgaatttaactcgcttacatatttctcgaaatatgtgttggtaagctttcgttttaaccaagttcgtcttttattattgacgaaagtcaaaagatgatcatgtgaaaatcgcctggtgacatcttacacgatttgtgtgagatagttatttgatgtagactcagaatgtttcgtattgatcaattgatcacttgaaaattgctttgaagctaatagtttttgtaagacagttattcccgtcttctaagaatgtttcaatgattaaaatggaattTAGAACAACTAACCATCTATTGGATATAGCAAAGCATGCGCAcgtgtatgctaactgttgtagATATATTCCAaatccgggaatttagtatgcatacccatattcGTACCGATTCAATAGTtgaagttcgggaaccatagtatgcatacccatatgcgtacttatttcaactgatgttggtcgtgaacgacagtatgcgtattCGTTTGCATACTGACGAACAGACCAGGTCCGGTAAATCTAGgtgtgcgtacccgttcacatacctgagtgggttaagttctaaaatcgttttattcgtgaataaatacatttatataatcaggaatgcaatctttacaacccgtggctataatgttcatgaattgattcgagtgaatcaaaatcgattttgcttcaattgtgtcttgtatacttctatgaaaatataaacaattgaaaaactctataactagtttcatttgagtcatttgaactagttgtgaacaaggttgatatgaaaatgtttgtatggctaacttcggttaactattgttgagccaactaagtgtacctgtttaggtacggttacccatatctatatgaaggtacatttcaattatgcgtaacaagctaagacaatctaacggttgaaagatattagcttgaatctaatcaggttttcatctaacagtgaatattgaattcttttctaccaaggtaacattgattgcaaaccctgatttaaagactatatacgggagaactctagcaactaggaaacctaatccccatacctcttgtgtgatactatttgcgattagagtcgattttcctttaacctaggtttttctaaaaccattataggtgaacgaattaaaaacttcattgggattctgaagccagactcaactattttctctgtagttgcatgttctgatcttactttgttatatcatatttagtactatcttctctaagattttctcgagatttaatctccgataggtaagataaaaagtagtcacaaacatcttcgtctcatcgtttgtgattccacaataacttgctccgcttccatacgattaggatcattgtgaggtgattgatatt encodes:
- the LOC113351886 gene encoding uncharacterized protein LOC113351886 — protein: MNRSYIFRKLINGKTPPVNFEVNGHAYDMGYYLGDGIYPQIATIVMAIKQPDSPKKYKFSSMQEGARKDVERGFGVLQQQFAIVKQPARMWNPDVLAYIMKTVIILHNMIVEDERLPGDWPHEYDSRSRSAPVNISRVGTEELSRMRAAHRRHAIHNKETHFRLRQDLIEHIWSNFGDNY
- the LOC113351887 gene encoding uncharacterized protein LOC113351887; the protein is MAPRGPNFTTEEDTMICRIHLAISQDSATGTDQPERVLWSRIKDKLEEALPCKPKRTWTSIQSRFQGISRQVSLYSAKVLEVDGEYHSGWNEVSRVEEIRKRFKESNGNKKFKHEECYEILKDSIKYSGRSTFVFDSGQEMEDSQSGEENADIEETIPGESSDDLDIGDIENTRKRQLGKKASKQLKKTGRAKSNAQEEMLEDIIKEQQSFNEHYKAQSLMKMGQRQSEFEAIQAKSAAKFAAIQAKSAAKFAAKQARQEKLDLKKEADDDLAIMLKDVSTLDTVTREYFELRKMEILQRQKKPILKHDRIS